Proteins co-encoded in one Garra rufa chromosome 21, GarRuf1.0, whole genome shotgun sequence genomic window:
- the impg1b gene encoding interphotoreceptor matrix proteoglycan 1 → MPLKTGLFLILFLFTLQATRIKELIADDLILGIRNVKYRHFLETPQPIKQLTDGRDSLSLDTHRAKRSALFSTGVKVCPQESMAEVITSHKAYYKLRVCQEAVWEAFRIFLDRVPDTMEYQQWVYACQRDSLCMEDLARNFSSTQEHLDMVASRVKAEDEQARALTPAPGEKCSKSPAELFIMESDSETGAPDVVPQRLEEHIVEFSVTIADPTLLRDPGSPQYEDFTRNLHEKMLHVFDKLPGFKEIRLLGFRPEAAAASYAVVFETDGTRAIGDTDSTDEYGIEGVIKGMVVKALSEDTTLPVDVLSLTFEPESLTAGTQESVRSSTEISKESRFLPGEMTTQSTKDNLEYSGISFGDLGTVRTQTDLGEGTESSDIQILPVPTQPVATELINSSHIEGSKTAGLTTEGTIVTKGLPRTTTMDYLSKRSDVGNEIVATAAPLDLQSFEVAKASSSTQPEMDFDITPEATPAEATSSILTSLTPTERAQDAIFHEDDTIGPSEPLETSTEGLPSYPKGPAESATSIDLSDHVGSPSVSATIDTLHRKVPPLGLTTAEPIVPAAIPSELTPTEDLISHLTPDNFLDEEGQTLWTISPPPHEGSTDIDRDVEQSDEEEDTLDSENPQSSAQPLGYVTTPSMMASNQAKELVVFFSLRVTNMMFSEDLFNKSSPEYKSLENTFLELRQFSQPSDSPNPEASSQVTEREQKTLASIPLLPYLQTNLTGFKELEILNFKNGSVVVNSKIKLNKPVPYNVTETVQCVLEDFCNAASKRLDLDIDSQSVDVEAADHADPCKFMACNEFSRCVVNTLTTEPECLCDPGYNTVDGNPCTSICDLQPEYCLNGGLCEIISGHGAACRCPVGKFWHYHGERCNELVSVPVDPLLFVACLVGSLSVVCAVIGILIFINKKCIRTRKTMRLVRSQSAFPFGNTTRVNPVFENDDGVLTHVSSMLCPMSPDSASSQHSGQGTFRSLESLQLSIEIPRQLYTRRSEKLMSEMVDFHQCIPHNETWRRSSRTSCCFLRSPDSDSFEVTVL, encoded by the exons AACTCATTGCTGACGACTTGATTCTCGGGATCAGAAATGTGAAGTACAGGCACTTCCTGGAGACTCCACAGCCAATCAAACAGTTGACAGATGGCAGAGATTCGCTTTCTCTAGACACGCATCGAGCAAAGAGATCAGCACTGTTTAGTACGGGGGTGAAAGTATGTCCTCAGGAGAGCATGGCTGAGGTCATCACCAGCCATAAAGCCTACTACAAACTAAGAG TTTGTCAAGAAGCTGTGTGGGAGGCCTTCCGGATCTTTCTTGACAGAGTTCCTGACACCATGGAGTACCAGCAGTGGGTGTACGCCTGTCAAAGAGACTCGCTTTGCATGGAGGATCTGGCCCGAAATTTTAGTAGCACACAGGAGCATCTTGACATGGTAGCCAGT AGAGTGAAAGCTGAAGATGAACAGGCGAG GGCTCTCACACCTGCACCGGGCGAGAAAT GTTCAAAGAGTCCCGCAGAGCTTTTCATCATGGAATCTGACAGC GAAACTGGGGCACCAGATGTTGTCCCTCAGAGGCTGGAGGAGCACATTGTGGAGTTCAGTGTGACTATAGCAGACCCCACACTACTGAGAGATCCAGGCAGCCCTCAATACGAAGACTTCACTCGTAATCTTCATGAGAAG atgctgcatgtgtttgacAAACTTCCTGGGTTTAAAGAGATTCGCCTGCTGGGATTTCG CCCTGAAGCTGCTGCAGCAAGCTATGCTGTAGTGTTTGAGACTGATGGGACACGGGCCATAGGTGACACAGACTCCACTGATGAATATGGCATCGAGGGAGTAATAAAGGGCATGGTGGTAAAGGCGCTAAGTGAGGACACAACACTTCCTGTGGACGTGCTTTCCCTTACTTTCGAACCAG AATCTTTAACAGCAGGCACGCAGGAGAGCGTGAGATCCAGTACTGAAATCAGCAAAGAATCAAGATTTTTACCTGGGGAAATGACTACACAGTCTACAAAAGACAACTTGGAGTACTCAGGCATCTCTTTTGGAGATCTAGGCACTGTTAGGACTCAAACAGATTTGGGTGAAGGGACAGAAAGCAGTGATATACAGATATTACCTGTTCCCACGCAACCAGTAGCCACTGAGCTAATTAACAGCTCCCATATTGAGGGTTCAAAGACAGCAGGTCTAACCACTGAAGGTACTATAGTGACCAAAG GTTTGCCAAGAACCACTACAATGGATTACCTATCAAAGAGGTCGGATGTGGGAAATGAAATTGTTGCCACAGCTGCACCACTGGACTTGCAGTCTTTTGAAGTAGCAAAAGCATCTTCTTCAACACAACCTGAAATGGATTTTGATATAACACCAGAGGCCACTCCTGCAGAGGCAACATCATCAATCTTGACATCCCTAACCCCTACAGAGCGAGCTCAAGATGCTATATTTCATGAAGATGACACAATTGGCCCATCCGAACCTTTAGAGACTTCTACTGAAGGTCTTCCTTCATACCCTAAAGGTCCAGCTGAGTCGGCCACTTCAATTGACCTTAGTGACCATGTGGGGTCTCCATCTGTCAGTGCCACCATAGACACACTCCACCGAAAGGTGCCTCCACTTGGACTTACCACTGCAGAACCAATTGTCCCTGCGGCAATTCCCTCTGAGCTAACGCCTACAGAAGACCTCATTTCACACCTGACCCCGGACAATTTCCTGGATGAAGAGGGACAGACTCTCTGGACAATTTCACCTCCCCCACATGAAGGTAGTACAGATATTGACAGAGATGTTGAACAATCTGATGAGGAGGAGGACACTTTGGACTCAGAGAACCCACAATCCTCTGCTCAGCCTCTAGGTTACGTTACCACTCCGTCAATGATGGCTTCTAACCAGGCCAAAGAGTTAGTGGTGTTTTTTAGTTTACGTGTGACTAATATGATGTTTTCAGAGGATCTTTTCAACAAGAGTTCCCCCGAGTACAAATCACTGGAGAACACGTTTCTTGAACTG AGGCAATTCTCTCAACCAAGCGACTCACCAAATCCTGAGGCTTCTAGTCAAGTGACTGAGAGAGAACAGAAGACATTAGCCTCAATACCG CTTCTGCCATATCTACAGACCAACCTGACTGGCTTTAAGGAGCTGGAGATTCTGAACTTCAAGAACGGCAGTGTGGTGGTAAACAGcaagattaaattaaacaaacCGGTTCCATACAATGTTACGGAGACGGTGCAGTGCGTGCTCGAGGACTTCTGCAATGCGGCATCTAAGAGATTGGATTTGGATATCGACTCCCAATCAGTGGATGTGGAAGCAG CCGATCACGCCGATCCATGTAAGTTCATGGCGTGTAACGAGTTCTCCCGCTGTGTGGTGAACACATTAACCACGGAGCCCGAGTGTCTGTGCGATCCGGGCTACAACACAGTGGACGGAAATCCCTGCACCAGCATCTGTGACCTTCAGCCTGAATACTGCCTGAATGGTGGCCTATGTGAAATCATATCGGGACATGGAGCTGCCTGCAG ATGTCCTGTAGGTAAATTCTGGCACTACCATGGAGAACGCTGCAACGAATTGGTGTCTGTGCCAGTTGACCCTCTCCTTTTCGTAGCCTGCCTGGTGGGAAGCCTCTCAGTGGTTTGTGCTGTGATAGGCATCTTGATTTTCATTAACAAGAAATGTATAAGGACCAGAAAGACCATGAGACTTGT GCGTTCACAATCTGCATTTCCATTTggtaatactacgagagtaaatcCCGTTTTTGAGAATGACGATGGGGTCTTAACACATGTGTCAAGCATGCTCTGTCCCATGAGCCCTGACTCAGCCTCCTCACAACACTCAGGCCAAGGCACATTTCGATCACTTGAAAGTTTACAGCTTAGTATTGAG ATCCCCAGACAGCTCTACACCAGAAGATCAGAAAAGTTAATGTCAGAAATGGTTGACTTCCATCAGTGTATACCACATAACGAG ACGTGGCGACGGTCCAGCAGGACGTCTTGCTGTTTTTTGAGGAGTCCTGATAGTGACAGCTTTGAAGTGACTGTTTTATGA